Proteins encoded in a region of the Prunus persica cultivar Lovell chromosome G4, Prunus_persica_NCBIv2, whole genome shotgun sequence genome:
- the LOC18780304 gene encoding 60S ribosomal protein L27-3 produces MVKFLKANKAVVLLQGRYAGRKAVIVKSFEEGTRDRPYGHCLVAGIAKYPSKVIRKDSAKKTAKKSRVKAFVKLVNYQHVMPTRYNLDVDLKEVLTVDALQTRDKKVAAKKEIKARLEDRFKSGKNRWFFTKLRF; encoded by the coding sequence ATGGTGAAATTTCTCAAGGCAAACAAAGCGGTGGTGCTCCTGCAGGGACGATACGCGGGGAGGAAAGCCGTGATCGTGAAATCCTTCGAGGAAGGGACACGTGACAGGCCGTACGGGCACTGTTTGGTTGCGGGGATAGCCAAGTACCCGAGCAAGGTGATCAGAAAGGACTCGGCGAAGAAGACGGCGAAGAAGTCCCGGGTCAAGGCCTTCGTGAAGCTCGTGAACTACCAGCACGTGATGCCGACGCGCTACAACCTGGACGTCGACCTGAAGGAGGTGCTCACGGTGGACGCGTTGCAGACACGCGACAAGAAGGTGGCGGCGAAGAAGGAGATCAAGGCCCGGTTGGAGGACCGGTTCAAGAGTGGCAAGAACCGGTGGTTCTTTACCAAGCTTAGGTTCTGA
- the LOC109948869 gene encoding uncharacterized histidine-rich protein DDB_G0274557-like isoform X2 yields MSHDHHHHHQAPEVYPPPPPSGAVHGNSHGGPYVVAPPVAYPMKNDGPECPQQPPPCPEPAESHHRKGAGFCTGCCFAMLSCFCDLCCMPLGPEAYLSYHTR; encoded by the exons ATGAGTCACgaccaccaccatcatcacCAGGCTCCAG AGGTatatccaccaccaccaccttccgGTGCAGTTCACGGAAACAGTCATGGTGGTCCATATGTTGTTGCACCACCAGTTGCTTACCCCATGAAAAATGATGGTCCTGAATGCCCCCAACAACCACCTCCCTGCCCCGAGCCTGCAGAGTCTCATCATCGTAAGGGTGCTGGATTTTGCACAGGATG TTGTTTTGCCATGTTGAGCTGTTTTTGCGACTTGTGCTGTATGCCGCTGGGTCCCGAAGCTTACCTTTCCTATCACACACGGTAG
- the LOC109948868 gene encoding cysteine-rich and transmembrane domain-containing protein B-like: MSHYHHHHHQAPEVYPPPPTSYPPPPAGTYQGYPPPQPYPAPPPVVHGYNQGGPYVVAPPVAYPMKHDGPGYPPQQQQPTKSHHSRGAGFWTGCCSAMFCCCLCDLCCLPCSIF; the protein is encoded by the exons ATGAGTCATtaccaccatcatcatcaccaggCTCCAG AGGTATATCCACCACCACCCACCTCTTACCCTCCACCGCCTGCCGGCACATATCAAGGGTATCCGCCTCCTCAACCCTATCCAGCGCCACCACCCGTAGTTCACGGATACAATCAAGGTGGTCCATATGTTGTTGCACCACCAGTTGCTTACCCCATGAAACATGATGGTCCTGGATACCCCCCGCAGCAACAGCAGCCAACAAAGTCTCATCATAGTAGGGGTGCTGGATTTTGGACAGGATG TTGTTCTGCCATGTTCTGTTGCTGCCTCTGCGACTTGTGCTGCTTGCCCTGCTCAATCTTTTAA
- the LOC109948869 gene encoding forkhead box protein B2-like isoform X1: MSHDQHHHHQAPEVYPPPPPSGAVHEYNQGGPYVVAPPVAYPMKHDGPENPQQPPPYPEQQQQPAESHHRRGDGFCTRCCFAMLSCFCDLCCMPLGPEAYLSYHTR, encoded by the exons ATGAGTCACGACCAGCACCATCATCATCAGGCTCCAG AGGTatatccaccaccaccaccttccgGTGCAGTTCACGAATACAATCAAGGTGGTCCATATGTTGTTGCACCACCAGTTGCTTACCCCATGAAACATGATGGTCCTGAAAACCCCCAACAACCACCTCCCTACCCCGAGCAACAACAGCAACCTGCAGAGTCTCATCATCGTAGGGGTGATGGATTTTGCACAAGATG TTGTTTTGCCATGTTGAGCTGTTTTTGCGACTTGTGCTGTATGCCGCTGGGTCCCGAAGCTTACCTTTCCTATCACACACGGTAG